From a single Phragmites australis chromosome 7, lpPhrAust1.1, whole genome shotgun sequence genomic region:
- the LOC133923660 gene encoding uncharacterized protein LOC133923660, with protein sequence MDLLAALMKIVDLISQALRNVEKLPAALITSGIVQAVAALALSIFKAPGGIFLHHGKAPFYLYYSILIAVVIFGFAEASAGFWVSGDLVGRRAVGKTIMWISILPIVLVAGLGGFGILK encoded by the coding sequence ATGGACCTCCTGGCTGCCCTCATGAAGATCGTCGACCTGATCTCCCAGGCCCTCCGCAACGTGGAGAAGCTGCCAGCGGCCCTGATCACAAGCGGCATCGTCCAAGCCGTGGCAGCGCTCGCACTCTCAATCTTCAAGGCTCCCGGAGGTATTTTTCTGCACCACGGCAAGGCGCCCTTCTACCTGTACTACAGCATTCTCATCGCCGTGGTGATCTTCGGATTCGCGGAGGCGTCTGCCGGCTTTTGGGTGTCCGGTGACCTGGTCGGCCGCCGCGCCGTCGGGAAGACAATCATGTGGATTTCGATCTTACCAATAGTTCTTGTGGCTGGGCTTGGAGGCTTTGGCATCCTGAAATAG